A window of the Xanthocytophaga agilis genome harbors these coding sequences:
- a CDS encoding GAF domain-containing protein has translation MNILNIIVGIGVKPTQTEYIQDKIRISNAVALIGFIASFVNIFVVYNHSDILRNGYITNALFFGVIVAFNALGLFSFSRILTCLFTSISTTVLYILLQPANGEYITGLLIVMVVITIIPWLLFDLSERWKLTFTLGIHVLCLLAIHIGGGWVETGVDYSFIQTSGQIFLYAFASIIVLSAGLYILQKSHQNTIKSSSKFIDTMQTQQLLLQEKEEKLNSYIKEVEDNQRINQQRQWVSDGLAMFADILRKESNDTNRLYEILISKLIKYIHANQGGLFLVQQENTQEGFIELVACYAYERKKYLKKRIEIGEGLVGQAVQELDTLYLTDVPQDYIQITSGLGKANPTCLTIIPLRVNDKVEGVLEIASFEAIPTYQREFLEKVGESIASTIATTRVNERTRQLLEASQWQTEQMRSQEEEMRQNMEELAATQEEMERKTREMEELYAQSKIRENDLIDSLELLETTRKEMETKQLEIEQLLHEAHTNEEQLRQQEETLRATLEEIQLTKEELQVKNTEIERTKQEEKARADALIESQKKIMQKVLDKQKIKENEMLKRIDLLQQELESHRRK, from the coding sequence ATGAATATACTAAATATAATTGTCGGTATTGGTGTTAAACCAACACAAACTGAATATATACAGGATAAGATCCGTATCTCTAATGCAGTTGCATTGATTGGTTTTATTGCTTCATTTGTTAATATCTTTGTTGTTTATAATCATTCGGATATACTTAGAAATGGCTATATTACTAATGCTTTATTCTTTGGAGTGATTGTCGCTTTTAATGCTTTAGGACTCTTTTCATTTTCAAGAATACTTACTTGTCTGTTTACAAGTATATCCACTACAGTATTATACATTCTTCTCCAGCCTGCCAATGGTGAATATATAACTGGGTTGTTGATTGTAATGGTTGTTATTACGATTATTCCATGGTTATTATTTGATTTATCTGAAAGATGGAAGCTTACATTCACACTAGGCATTCATGTTCTCTGTTTATTGGCTATTCATATTGGTGGGGGCTGGGTCGAAACAGGAGTGGATTATTCTTTTATTCAAACATCCGGACAAATTTTCTTATATGCCTTTGCTAGTATTATAGTACTTTCTGCAGGGTTGTATATATTACAAAAAAGTCATCAGAATACTATTAAGAGTAGTAGCAAGTTTATCGATACAATGCAAACTCAACAGCTGCTCTTACAGGAAAAAGAAGAAAAACTGAATAGCTATATTAAAGAAGTAGAAGATAATCAACGTATAAATCAGCAGCGGCAATGGGTATCAGATGGACTTGCCATGTTTGCAGATATCCTGCGGAAAGAAAGTAATGATACAAATCGACTCTATGAGATATTAATTTCCAAGTTGATAAAATATATTCATGCAAACCAGGGAGGGTTATTCCTAGTCCAGCAAGAGAATACTCAGGAAGGATTTATTGAACTGGTTGCCTGTTATGCATATGAACGTAAGAAGTATCTCAAAAAAAGGATTGAAATAGGAGAAGGTCTGGTTGGACAGGCTGTACAGGAATTGGATACATTATACCTAACAGACGTTCCACAAGACTACATACAAATCACATCTGGATTAGGCAAAGCAAATCCTACCTGTTTAACAATTATTCCTCTTAGAGTAAATGATAAAGTAGAAGGTGTCTTAGAAATAGCTTCATTTGAAGCGATTCCAACTTATCAGCGGGAGTTTCTGGAAAAGGTAGGAGAAAGTATAGCCTCGACCATTGCCACAACAAGAGTCAATGAACGAACCCGACAACTGCTGGAGGCCTCCCAATGGCAAACAGAGCAAATGCGTAGTCAGGAAGAAGAGATGCGTCAGAACATGGAAGAGCTAGCAGCAACACAAGAAGAGATGGAACGAAAAACAAGAGAAATGGAAGAGTTGTATGCCCAATCAAAAATAAGGGAAAATGATCTTATAGATAGTCTGGAGTTGTTGGAAACAACCCGAAAGGAAATGGAAACAAAACAGCTTGAGATAGAACAATTATTACATGAAGCTCACACTAATGAGGAACAATTGCGCCAACAGGAAGAAACGCTGAGGGCAACATTGGAAGAAATTCAACTCACAAAAGAAGAATTACAGGTAAAGAACACAGAGATTGAACGTACAAAGCAAGAAGAGAAAGCCCGTGCCGATGCTTTGATTGAATCTCAAAAGAAGATTATGCAGAAAGTACTTGACAAGCAAAAAATAAAAGAAAATGAAATGCTAAAAAGAATAGATCTCTTACAGCAGGAACTCGAAAGCCATCGCAGAAAGTAG
- a CDS encoding helix-turn-helix transcriptional regulator, whose translation MSEVIANNIKYLRRTIGLTQEQFARKIGIKRSLLGAYEEGRANPNLENLTNIAKMFGTTVDNLIKNDIRNLREKQGIPIPQPAPQLMEPNDPTPPKPLASIIDKYYQPQSDNPILTPSSFTSTQKTEPVNTPYTPPANDLFQKPQPSIFQKSLNEEVFWIAHKDIAGYLTGYAYKDYLEKLPQISIPTLPAGKYRAFEVGSDFPVMGSTVIGEFTPNWYDIRDGQHYIIVLHKQGVLYRRIYNHVKIKGTILLLSDSAAIPTIEVPVKDVLELWEARQYISLSMPEPKTSLPLERLTALVAELQREIESLQK comes from the coding sequence ATGTCTGAAGTCATTGCCAATAATATCAAATATCTGCGTAGGACTATCGGGTTAACGCAGGAACAGTTTGCCCGTAAGATTGGAATAAAACGATCTTTGTTGGGAGCCTATGAAGAAGGTAGAGCAAATCCAAACCTGGAAAACCTTACTAATATAGCCAAGATGTTTGGCACTACAGTAGATAATCTGATAAAGAATGATATACGGAACTTACGCGAAAAACAAGGTATTCCGATCCCTCAGCCTGCTCCACAATTAATGGAGCCGAATGATCCTACTCCACCTAAGCCTTTGGCATCTATTATTGATAAATATTATCAACCACAATCAGATAATCCAATACTTACTCCTTCATCATTTACATCTACACAAAAAACGGAGCCAGTAAACACGCCATATACACCTCCGGCTAATGATCTTTTTCAAAAACCACAACCTTCCATATTTCAGAAAAGCCTGAATGAAGAAGTTTTCTGGATTGCACATAAAGATATAGCAGGCTATCTGACAGGTTATGCCTATAAAGATTATCTTGAAAAGCTTCCACAAATTTCCATCCCTACTCTACCAGCTGGAAAATATCGGGCGTTTGAAGTTGGAAGCGATTTTCCTGTAATGGGATCTACTGTCATTGGCGAATTTACCCCAAATTGGTATGACATTCGTGATGGACAGCATTATATCATTGTCTTACACAAACAAGGAGTTTTGTATAGACGCATTTATAATCATGTTAAAATAAAGGGAACGATCTTATTACTGTCTGACTCTGCTGCTATTCCTACCATTGAAGTGCCAGTAAAAGACGTATTGGAACTATGGGAAGCACGCCAATATATAAGTTTATCTATGCCAGAGCCCAAAACCTCTTTACCATTGGAAAGACTAACTGCATTAGTGGCAGAACTGCAAAGAGAGATAGAAAGCCTTCAAAAGTAA
- a CDS encoding tetratricopeptide repeat-containing sensor histidine kinase: protein MHFWQTARIGLFIAVLVVNSIVLSAQTPNVDTLNAQAQQLLENSPEQSLRLSLQSVQLALKTNYLSGHTKALNLAGQGYYRLNNYKKSLQYFSQALDKALIRRQDPEAADAYEYLGQAYFGFGDYDQSLSLFFKSLRIREKIRDKKGTAQSLTLIGSVYEASGKLDKALEYYQKALKLWTALEDTTGLAIVYNYLGQLYDKRSEYTQALEYLANSLSIYQKQKSERGISQALHSIGEVYFHQKKYDFAINYYFRALKREQRLQLLHAVARSYNSIAACYYETSKYQQAIFYYEKAIVKGRRAQTRDPLMNAYLGLASSQDALKNYKDAYINHRIYSQIRDSIFNARTNVEIAEVEAKYLLENQQQEVELLRKEKRINTITLRENRNLTYLMGVLLVALLFLAIVLISRFRIKQRSGHLLESRNQIIHTQNVELQQTNLKLTESEASLRSLIATKDKFFTIVSHDLRGPLNSLASLFQVLINHIDHFDKNELKKFVQDMNTSVKSVLDLVENLLHWSRTQRGGIRYEPELLELDHIMHELLSTVSVMASNKGINILLDISSDIHIYADKNMLLFTLRNLTDNAIKFSHIGDNVSISTNVKDNLVEIAITDNGIGISPNDLQKLFRIDTYHTTNGTANESGTGLGLILCQEFVNRNGGEIGVDSIVGKGTTFWFTVPVYVLTATEK from the coding sequence TTGCACTTCTGGCAAACAGCTAGAATAGGATTGTTTATTGCCGTTTTGGTAGTAAACTCAATTGTATTATCTGCACAAACACCTAATGTGGATACATTAAATGCACAAGCCCAACAGTTACTTGAAAATTCTCCTGAGCAATCTCTGCGGTTAAGTTTACAATCAGTGCAGCTTGCTCTCAAAACAAATTATTTGTCAGGGCATACCAAAGCACTAAATCTGGCAGGACAAGGATATTATCGCCTTAATAATTATAAAAAATCACTTCAATACTTCTCTCAAGCCTTGGATAAAGCCTTGATACGAAGACAAGATCCCGAAGCCGCAGATGCCTACGAATACCTTGGTCAAGCTTACTTTGGCTTTGGAGACTATGACCAATCGCTAAGCCTGTTTTTTAAGTCTTTACGTATTCGCGAAAAAATCCGGGATAAAAAAGGAACGGCTCAATCTTTAACCTTGATAGGTAGTGTATATGAAGCATCAGGTAAACTGGATAAGGCTCTTGAATACTATCAGAAAGCTTTAAAGCTATGGACAGCACTAGAAGATACTACAGGCCTTGCAATTGTATATAACTATCTGGGACAATTATATGATAAACGTTCTGAGTATACACAAGCTCTGGAATATCTAGCAAATTCCCTATCTATTTATCAGAAACAGAAGTCGGAAAGAGGTATCAGTCAGGCTTTGCATTCTATAGGAGAGGTCTATTTCCATCAGAAAAAATATGACTTTGCAATTAATTATTATTTCCGGGCTTTAAAACGGGAACAACGGCTTCAGCTTTTGCATGCGGTAGCACGTAGTTACAACAGTATTGCAGCTTGTTATTATGAAACAAGCAAATATCAACAAGCTATATTCTACTATGAAAAAGCAATTGTGAAAGGTCGCAGGGCACAAACCAGAGATCCTCTGATGAATGCTTATCTTGGGCTTGCTTCAAGTCAGGATGCCTTAAAGAATTACAAAGATGCATATATTAATCATCGCATTTATAGTCAGATTAGGGATTCTATATTCAATGCCCGGACAAATGTTGAAATTGCAGAGGTAGAGGCCAAATATTTACTTGAAAATCAGCAGCAGGAAGTTGAGCTTCTCAGAAAGGAGAAACGTATCAACACAATTACACTGCGAGAAAATAGAAACCTGACATACCTTATGGGTGTATTGCTGGTTGCTCTATTATTTTTAGCCATAGTATTAATAAGCCGTTTCAGAATAAAACAACGTTCAGGTCACTTACTGGAAAGCAGAAACCAGATTATTCATACTCAAAATGTAGAATTGCAGCAGACTAATCTCAAATTAACTGAATCAGAAGCTAGCTTGCGAAGTTTAATTGCTACCAAAGACAAGTTCTTCACAATTGTTTCACATGATTTGCGTGGTCCATTAAATTCATTAGCAAGTCTTTTTCAGGTTCTGATAAACCATATTGACCATTTTGATAAAAATGAGTTGAAGAAGTTTGTTCAGGATATGAATACCAGTGTGAAAAGTGTGTTGGATTTGGTTGAAAACCTTCTTCACTGGTCCCGGACACAACGTGGAGGTATCCGGTATGAACCTGAATTACTAGAGTTGGATCATATAATGCATGAGTTATTATCAACTGTAAGTGTAATGGCGTCTAATAAAGGAATAAACATTCTCTTAGATATCTCCTCAGATATTCACATCTATGCAGATAAAAATATGCTGTTGTTTACATTAAGGAATTTAACTGATAATGCTATTAAGTTTTCTCATATAGGTGATAATGTGTCTATTTCAACAAATGTCAAAGATAATCTGGTAGAAATTGCGATTACAGATAATGGAATCGGTATTTCGCCGAATGATTTACAGAAATTATTCAGAATAGACACCTACCATACAACCAACGGCACTGCTAATGAAAGTGGTACAGGGCTAGGATTAATATTATGTCAAGAGTTCGTAAACAGAAACGGCGGCGAGATAGGAGTTGATAGTATAGTAGGGAAAGGGACCACATTTTGGTTTACAGTACCTGTATATGTACTAACAGCAACAGAAAAATAA
- a CDS encoding glycosyltransferase family 4 protein, with protein MKILHFNQRDDGGAGRAMMRLHQGLRANKVESFAFVQVKTSDDEWVSSPQSLIGKLSAKLKLSEHIAHLPLRLYQDKTDGHFSPSFALESPVTVIKERDPDIIHLHWINHGFINIEALAKLHKPIVWTLHDMWPFTGGCHYSNECTAYKNQCGNCPALGSQKENDLSRTIWKRKSKAWKNLNLTIAAPSNWMANCARESSLFGELPIEVIPNGLDTSEFKPVDKKMARQLMNLPQDKHLVLFGAANVQDVRKGMHLLLPALDKLHSNGLKDKIELMVFGAASTQMQDVEFKINSLGRLNDNISLSLAYSAADVFIAPSLEDNLPNTLVESLACGTPGVAFNVGGIPDIIDHKHNGYLATPFEPESLAEGIRWVLQADESHALRINSHQKAEQMFELLSQARHYKKLYDTILAKKTG; from the coding sequence ATGAAAATCTTACACTTTAATCAACGGGATGACGGAGGTGCAGGTCGGGCAATGATGCGCCTGCATCAGGGGCTACGAGCTAACAAAGTTGAATCATTTGCTTTTGTACAAGTCAAAACCTCAGATGACGAGTGGGTTTCATCGCCACAATCTCTGATTGGTAAACTTTCTGCGAAACTTAAACTTAGCGAACATATTGCGCATCTTCCGCTACGTTTATACCAGGATAAAACGGACGGACATTTTTCTCCGTCTTTTGCACTTGAATCACCTGTAACAGTCATTAAGGAACGTGATCCGGATATTATTCATCTTCACTGGATTAATCACGGATTTATTAACATTGAGGCACTTGCCAAACTGCATAAGCCAATAGTCTGGACACTTCACGACATGTGGCCTTTTACAGGAGGTTGTCATTATAGCAATGAGTGTACAGCATACAAAAACCAATGTGGAAATTGCCCTGCCTTAGGTAGTCAGAAAGAAAATGATCTTTCCCGAACAATCTGGAAGCGGAAAAGTAAAGCTTGGAAAAATCTGAATCTTACAATAGCTGCCCCCAGTAACTGGATGGCAAATTGTGCAAGGGAAAGCTCTCTGTTTGGTGAACTACCAATAGAAGTGATACCTAACGGGTTAGATACAAGTGAATTTAAACCTGTTGACAAAAAAATGGCTCGCCAATTGATGAATCTTCCACAGGATAAACATTTGGTTTTATTTGGAGCGGCCAATGTACAGGATGTCCGAAAAGGTATGCATTTACTATTACCTGCATTGGACAAATTACATAGCAATGGATTAAAAGATAAAATAGAGTTAATGGTATTTGGAGCAGCCTCTACTCAAATGCAGGATGTAGAGTTTAAGATTAATTCTCTGGGACGTCTAAATGATAACATTTCATTGTCTCTGGCATACTCTGCAGCAGATGTCTTTATTGCTCCATCTTTAGAAGATAATCTTCCTAATACCTTGGTAGAATCACTAGCTTGTGGAACACCAGGAGTTGCATTTAATGTTGGTGGAATTCCTGATATTATTGATCATAAACATAACGGTTACCTGGCCACGCCATTTGAACCAGAGTCTCTGGCAGAAGGTATCCGATGGGTATTACAGGCTGATGAGAGTCATGCACTACGTATTAACTCTCATCAGAAAGCTGAACAAATGTTTGAACTCTTATCACAAGCTCGTCATTATAAGAAATTGTACGACACTATTCTCGCAAAGAAAACCGGATAA
- a CDS encoding nucleotide-diphospho-sugar transferase: MEYQLKTPIIFIIFNRPDTTEKVFNAIREAKPKQLLVVADAPRPDRPEDIEKCAATRAIINRVDWDCQVLTNYSEVNLGAGKRPATGFDWAFSIVEEAIILEDDCLPDPSFFRFCDELLERYRYDSRVMCISGQNVQFGQSRTPYSYYFSRYNHGWGWATWRRAWQHFDFQMKLWPEARENNLLASVFENEKGLKSWTDTLQKTYEGQLPAWDYQFTFACWMQNGLSILSDVNLISNIGFGEGASNTMDTHSPYNAAKTYPMTFPLKHPPYLIRNKEADAFTENTLFDYHPSILKRVKRKLQKVLL, from the coding sequence ATGGAATATCAACTCAAAACCCCAATCATCTTCATTATTTTTAATCGGCCTGATACTACAGAAAAGGTTTTTAATGCGATACGAGAAGCAAAACCTAAGCAGTTATTGGTTGTGGCAGATGCGCCTCGACCAGATAGGCCGGAAGATATTGAGAAATGTGCTGCTACACGTGCAATCATTAATCGCGTAGATTGGGACTGTCAGGTCCTGACCAATTATTCAGAAGTGAATCTGGGAGCCGGTAAAAGACCAGCCACTGGTTTTGACTGGGCATTCAGCATAGTAGAAGAAGCTATTATTCTTGAAGACGATTGTCTTCCAGATCCTAGTTTCTTCAGATTTTGCGACGAATTACTGGAGCGTTACAGATATGATTCACGTGTTATGTGTATCTCCGGACAGAATGTACAGTTTGGTCAAAGCAGAACTCCTTACAGTTACTATTTCTCGCGATATAACCATGGATGGGGATGGGCAACCTGGCGTCGTGCTTGGCAACATTTTGACTTCCAAATGAAACTTTGGCCAGAGGCTCGGGAGAACAATTTGCTAGCAAGTGTTTTCGAAAATGAGAAAGGATTAAAGAGCTGGACGGATACTCTTCAAAAAACATATGAAGGACAATTACCGGCCTGGGATTATCAATTTACGTTTGCGTGCTGGATGCAGAATGGGCTTAGTATATTATCAGATGTAAATCTGATCTCTAATATTGGCTTTGGCGAAGGTGCTAGCAATACTATGGATACACATAGTCCATATAATGCTGCCAAGACTTATCCAATGACATTCCCATTAAAACATCCTCCCTACCTGATTAGAAACAAAGAAGCGGATGCTTTTACTGAAAATACATTATTTGATTATCACCCAAGTATACTTAAACGAGTAAAACGCAAGCTACAGAAAGTGCTTTTGTAA
- a CDS encoding ABC transporter ATP-binding protein, with translation MIKVEKVTKYFGNKAAVNDVSFEISIGETLVLLGTSGSGKTTTLRMINRLIEADKGDIFISNQSIYSQSPETLRKNIGYVIQQVGLLPHYTIAENIAIVPKLLEWKKEDIQLRIYELLQMFCLPESILTYYPSQLSGGQQQRVGLARALAADPPILLMDEPFGALDQLTRNAIRKEFKTLEALKNKTIVLVTHDIQEAFELGNKIGIMDNGQIQQMGSSQELLLTPSHDFVTKFLSDHRMILEMKTAKIKEFFPFEPVPFPLLDQIEEITADASLWDTLQKITATNYKKTSFLKMKSDNKWYLVDTEKVWQKFYINNCLGNRDKQ, from the coding sequence ATGATTAAAGTAGAAAAGGTTACCAAATACTTTGGCAATAAAGCTGCTGTTAATGATGTCTCCTTTGAAATTTCTATAGGGGAAACATTGGTTTTACTTGGAACAAGTGGTTCTGGAAAAACAACCACACTACGAATGATCAATCGCCTTATTGAGGCTGACAAAGGTGATATTTTTATTTCTAATCAATCTATATATTCTCAATCTCCAGAGACACTACGAAAAAATATTGGCTATGTAATCCAACAGGTTGGATTACTTCCTCATTATACTATTGCAGAAAATATTGCGATTGTCCCTAAATTATTAGAGTGGAAGAAAGAAGACATTCAATTGCGAATATATGAGTTACTACAAATGTTTTGTCTTCCAGAGTCCATTCTGACATATTATCCTTCTCAACTTAGTGGTGGTCAGCAACAACGGGTTGGTTTAGCAAGAGCTCTTGCAGCCGATCCTCCTATTTTATTAATGGATGAACCTTTTGGTGCTTTAGATCAATTAACCAGAAATGCCATTCGTAAGGAATTTAAAACACTAGAGGCACTCAAGAATAAAACTATTGTATTAGTGACTCATGATATACAGGAGGCATTTGAACTTGGTAATAAAATAGGAATAATGGACAATGGGCAGATCCAGCAGATGGGTTCTTCTCAAGAATTACTCTTAACGCCTTCCCATGATTTTGTGACCAAATTTTTATCAGATCATCGGATGATCTTAGAAATGAAAACTGCAAAGATAAAGGAATTTTTTCCATTTGAGCCAGTACCCTTCCCATTATTAGATCAAATAGAAGAGATCACAGCAGATGCTTCTTTATGGGATACATTGCAAAAGATTACCGCTACAAATTATAAGAAGACTTCATTTCTGAAAATGAAATCAGATAACAAATGGTATCTTGTGGATACAGAAAAAGTGTGGCAAAAATTCTACATAAATAATTGTTTGGGTAATAGAGACAAACAATAA
- a CDS encoding DUF427 domain-containing protein: MKAIWNGQIIAESDQTIVVEGNHYFPPQSVRTEFFIPSSTHTTCPWKGIASYYTLDVENSQNKDAAWYYKEPKEAAQQIKDYIAFWKGVKITE; encoded by the coding sequence ATGAAAGCAATCTGGAACGGACAAATTATTGCAGAAAGTGATCAGACTATAGTTGTAGAAGGGAATCATTATTTCCCTCCTCAATCAGTTCGAACAGAATTTTTTATACCTAGTTCAACTCATACTACATGTCCATGGAAGGGGATTGCCTCTTACTATACGCTAGATGTTGAAAATAGTCAGAATAAAGATGCTGCCTGGTATTATAAGGAACCTAAGGAAGCGGCCCAACAGATAAAAGATTATATAGCGTTTTGGAAAGGAGTAAAAATAACAGAATAG
- the feoB gene encoding ferrous iron transport protein B: protein MKSHYKIALVGNPNAGKSSLFNQLTGLSQKVGNFPGVTVDKKTGTCHLNDVHTAEIIDLPGTYSLFPKSPDEQVVTDILLNPKDEWYPDMIIVVADASNLKRNLLLFSEVKDLGIPVMLALNMMDVVKKSGFHIDLSSLQNSLGVAVITTNARSGEGIKELKQQIITTLSEKKLQLSSEIFVDTIHFPEGLTQNIRAKFALPNDYTAVQYAHQAQDARFLDDYSQQFLEEQRQRYGFQSRQWQTEETLARYAKIRRIVADAVHKPANSKQNPLTTQLDNILLHRVWGFVIFFAILFFIFQAIFAWAQYPMNFIDAGIAQFTGWLHSVLPQSMLTDLLTDGLIAGVGGVLIFIPQIAILFAFISILEETGYMARVVFITDRIMRTFGLNGKSVVPLISSVACAVPAIMATRNIDNWKERLITIMVTPLMSCSARIPIYTILVALVVPEQKVFGIFNLQGIILMALYLLGFVAALVSAWIMKFFLQRKDRSFLIMELPDYKTPRWGNVGLTILEKVKTFVFEAGKVIVAIAIVLWVLASYGPGNQMAEAEKVVRSQAKESTELEDRVAAARLEASYAGHFGKFIEPAIRPLGYDWKIGIALISSFAAREVFVGTLSTIYSVGSESEDMTTIQDRLRSEVNPQTNGPMYTPAVASSLLLFYAFAMMCMSTLATVYRETKGWKWPIIQLVYMTGIAYLSAFIVYTILK, encoded by the coding sequence GTGAAGTCTCATTATAAAATAGCATTAGTAGGAAATCCTAATGCTGGTAAGTCATCATTATTTAATCAACTAACGGGTTTAAGTCAGAAAGTAGGTAACTTTCCTGGTGTTACCGTTGATAAAAAAACCGGAACATGTCATCTCAATGATGTACATACTGCTGAAATAATTGATTTACCTGGTACGTATAGTCTCTTTCCAAAATCGCCGGACGAGCAGGTTGTTACAGATATACTTCTTAATCCCAAAGATGAGTGGTATCCAGATATGATTATTGTAGTAGCTGATGCCTCTAATCTCAAGCGTAATCTGTTGTTATTTAGCGAAGTAAAAGACTTAGGAATCCCTGTTATGTTGGCACTCAATATGATGGATGTAGTAAAAAAATCTGGTTTCCACATAGATCTTTCCTCTTTACAAAATAGCTTGGGAGTGGCAGTTATTACAACCAATGCACGTAGTGGAGAAGGAATTAAAGAACTAAAACAGCAAATTATTACTACTCTTTCAGAAAAGAAACTACAATTATCTTCAGAAATATTTGTAGATACTATTCATTTTCCGGAAGGTCTTACACAAAATATCCGGGCAAAGTTTGCTCTGCCTAATGACTACACAGCAGTCCAGTATGCCCATCAGGCACAGGATGCGCGCTTTCTGGATGATTACTCCCAACAATTTCTTGAGGAACAGCGACAAAGATACGGTTTTCAATCCCGCCAATGGCAAACAGAAGAAACATTAGCCCGCTATGCTAAAATTCGCCGGATTGTAGCTGATGCAGTGCATAAACCTGCTAACTCTAAACAAAATCCTCTCACCACGCAACTAGATAATATACTACTACACAGAGTCTGGGGATTTGTTATCTTTTTTGCCATTCTATTTTTCATCTTTCAGGCAATTTTTGCCTGGGCTCAATACCCGATGAATTTTATTGATGCAGGTATTGCTCAATTCACAGGATGGCTACATTCTGTATTACCCCAGAGTATGCTAACGGATCTGCTTACAGATGGCCTTATTGCAGGTGTTGGAGGTGTACTTATTTTTATTCCACAAATTGCTATCTTATTTGCTTTTATCAGCATCTTAGAGGAAACAGGATATATGGCACGTGTGGTCTTTATTACAGATCGTATCATGCGTACTTTTGGATTGAATGGTAAAAGTGTTGTACCACTTATTTCCAGTGTTGCCTGTGCCGTTCCTGCTATTATGGCTACCCGTAATATAGACAACTGGAAAGAACGTCTCATTACCATTATGGTCACTCCGTTAATGAGTTGTTCGGCTCGAATACCTATTTATACTATTCTGGTAGCGCTGGTTGTACCTGAACAAAAAGTGTTTGGTATATTTAATCTTCAGGGTATTATATTAATGGCTCTTTATCTGTTGGGCTTTGTTGCAGCACTTGTTTCTGCATGGATTATGAAATTTTTCCTTCAGCGGAAAGACCGCAGTTTTTTGATCATGGAACTTCCTGATTATAAAACACCCAGATGGGGGAATGTTGGCTTGACGATACTGGAGAAAGTAAAAACATTTGTATTTGAGGCAGGCAAGGTAATTGTTGCTATTGCCATTGTACTATGGGTACTGGCTTCCTATGGGCCAGGTAATCAGATGGCTGAAGCAGAAAAAGTTGTTCGGAGCCAGGCTAAAGAATCGACAGAATTGGAAGATCGTGTTGCAGCAGCAAGATTGGAAGCATCCTATGCAGGTCATTTTGGTAAATTTATCGAACCGGCAATACGTCCGCTGGGATATGATTGGAAAATAGGGATTGCCTTGATCAGTTCATTTGCAGCTCGGGAGGTTTTTGTTGGAACATTATCTACTATTTATAGTGTAGGCAGTGAAAGCGAAGATATGACTACTATTCAGGATCGGCTTCGCTCTGAGGTTAATCCCCAAACAAATGGTCCTATGTATACACCAGCAGTAGCTTCCTCACTTCTTCTCTTTTATGCGTTTGCCATGATGTGTATGAGTACTCTCGCAACTGTATATCGTGAAACCAAAGGGTGGAAATGGCCTATCATTCAGCTTGTATATATGACAGGTATTGCTTACCTGTCTGCTTTTATTGTGTATACTATTTTAAAGTGA
- a CDS encoding ferrous iron transport protein A, whose amino-acid sequence MESIQIKTIADLRKGETAIISKIVDNELALKLLEMGCLPGESVTLQHIAPLGDPICIRVSGYSLSLRKREASAIQLDNGKSHSGPSDNHTSVKETSNWVS is encoded by the coding sequence TTGGAGTCCATACAGATTAAAACCATAGCAGATTTACGTAAAGGTGAAACAGCTATCATATCTAAGATTGTTGATAATGAGTTGGCATTGAAGCTTTTGGAAATGGGCTGTCTGCCAGGGGAATCTGTTACGCTTCAACATATAGCACCATTAGGAGACCCTATTTGTATTCGGGTTTCCGGGTACAGTTTGTCATTACGCAAGAGGGAAGCTTCAGCAATTCAACTAGATAATGGCAAAAGTCATTCAGGACCATCCGATAATCATACTTCTGTGAAGGAAACCTCTAACTGGGTTTCATAA